A window from Roseburia sp. 499 encodes these proteins:
- a CDS encoding transposase family protein, producing the protein MSREQERIRKKLENNPIAECNKIQNRFCPELFSMFGRVKDPRNQSYIDYSSRVMLGTMYYKSIAGISSMQEMTRTFNDEKICRNLYRFMGEEVKDYMPHGVTENEFLERLDPRELENVQQNIVYSMIRRKTFDNAKVLKKWQIIVDATELDEGYQKKNEHYLSRCYNRGSDKEYIKYHRSILEAKIYFGENLVCSIASETIENSEKYINQSDEAVKQDCESKAFVRLAAKIKQKFPRLPIIITADGLYVTKTVLQICKDYHWDYIIRYKEGCASSIAKEYRALPEKETIGTDIEYQNKIMFNDFDVNLIYYRERWIVKGEEKEREFAWITSIEITKSNAKKIVRAGRNRWKIENQGFNRQKHWQGDIEHACSWNERAQKNHYLMEQIADFVKQLYEYFYLEKNGIKKLQKNISPELLASFGRQLTETEDIPVQLNNSVQN; encoded by the coding sequence ATGAGCCGAGAGCAGGAAAGAATCAGAAAGAAACTTGAAAACAATCCCATTGCTGAATGTAATAAGATTCAGAACAGATTTTGTCCGGAACTATTTTCGATGTTCGGCAGAGTAAAAGATCCCCGTAATCAGAGTTACATTGATTATTCTTCAAGAGTCATGCTTGGAACTATGTACTATAAAAGTATTGCAGGGATTTCGAGCATGCAGGAAATGACAAGAACCTTTAATGATGAGAAAATCTGCAGAAATTTATACAGATTCATGGGAGAAGAAGTAAAAGATTATATGCCCCATGGTGTGACAGAAAATGAATTTCTGGAAAGATTAGATCCAAGGGAGTTAGAGAATGTTCAGCAGAATATCGTATATTCCATGATTCGTCGAAAGACCTTTGATAATGCCAAGGTGTTAAAGAAATGGCAGATTATTGTAGATGCAACCGAATTGGACGAAGGATACCAAAAGAAGAATGAGCATTATCTGAGCCGGTGTTACAACAGAGGCTCAGATAAAGAGTACATTAAGTATCACAGAAGCATACTTGAGGCAAAAATATACTTTGGAGAAAATCTTGTATGCAGTATTGCATCAGAAACAATAGAAAATTCGGAGAAATATATAAATCAAAGTGATGAAGCAGTAAAACAGGATTGCGAAAGTAAAGCTTTTGTAAGACTTGCTGCCAAAATCAAACAGAAATTCCCGAGGCTGCCAATTATCATTACGGCAGATGGACTGTATGTTACAAAAACAGTTTTACAGATATGTAAAGATTATCATTGGGATTACATTATCCGATATAAAGAAGGCTGCGCTTCATCAATAGCTAAAGAATACCGTGCACTTCCGGAAAAAGAAACAATTGGAACTGATATAGAGTATCAGAATAAAATCATGTTCAATGACTTTGACGTGAATCTAATCTATTATCGGGAAAGGTGGATTGTAAAAGGTGAAGAGAAAGAAAGAGAGTTTGCCTGGATTACAAGCATCGAGATTACGAAAAGTAATGCAAAAAAAATCGTACGTGCCGGACGTAACAGATGGAAAATAGAAAATCAGGGATTTAACCGCCAGAAGCATTGGCAGGGAGATATAGAGCACGCATGTAGTTGGAATGAGCGGGCACAGAAGAATCACTATCTGATGGAACAGATAGCGGATTTTGTGAAGCAGCTATATGAGTATTTCTATCTTGAAAAAAATGGAATAAAAAAGCTGCAAAAAAATATATCTCCTGAATTGTTAGCCAGCTTTGGACGGCAACTAACAGAAACAGAAGATATACCAGTTCAACTGAATAACTCAGTTCAAAACTGA
- a CDS encoding DUF1538 domain-containing protein, with protein MKMEEALRAVLPIVGIVLVLSFSIAPIIPSTLLSFLIGAVFLIIGMMFFTLGAEMSMTPMGERLGTGMTKSKNIFVIVVLSFILGVIITISEPDLQVLAQQVPSVPNATLILAVAAGVGFFLVIAFLRMFLGVALPPLLVFSYLIVFGLVFLVPESFQGVAFDSGGVTTGPMTVPFIMALGIGISSIRNDHHAANDSFGLVALCSIGPILAVLILGMIYRPGESDYSLVAIPEINDSVELWKLFGVELPAYMKEIAISLLPIVVFFGLFQIFSLKLSGKTLAKIIIGLVYTYIGLVLFLTGANVGFIPSGNYLGRTLASLDYRWIIIPIGALMGYFIVKAEPAVYVLNHQVEEITDGAIAASAMGISLSIGVAFSIGLSIVRILCDIPLMYFLIPGYAIAIGLSFFVPKIFTAIAFDSGGVASGPMTATFLLPLAQGVCIAMGGDVSDAFGVVAMVAMTPLISIQILGMIYKVKESRSEMSPVELNFAELDEDAIIEL; from the coding sequence ATGAAGATGGAGGAAGCATTGCGGGCAGTATTGCCTATAGTAGGAATTGTACTTGTTTTGAGTTTTTCCATTGCGCCCATTATACCGAGCACTCTCCTAAGTTTCTTGATAGGAGCAGTATTTTTGATTATTGGAATGATGTTTTTTACTCTGGGTGCAGAAATGTCAATGACACCTATGGGAGAACGACTGGGAACCGGTATGACAAAGAGTAAAAATATTTTTGTGATTGTCGTTCTATCTTTTATTCTTGGAGTTATTATTACGATTTCAGAACCTGACCTTCAGGTCTTAGCACAGCAGGTTCCGTCTGTACCGAATGCTACTTTGATTTTAGCAGTGGCTGCAGGGGTAGGATTTTTCCTGGTAATAGCATTTCTTCGTATGTTTCTTGGAGTTGCCCTTCCGCCGCTTCTGGTATTTTCCTATTTGATTGTGTTTGGACTGGTATTTCTGGTACCGGAAAGTTTTCAGGGAGTTGCCTTTGATTCGGGAGGAGTGACCACTGGGCCTATGACGGTTCCATTTATTATGGCATTGGGAATTGGTATTTCTTCCATTCGTAATGACCATCATGCGGCAAACGACAGTTTCGGTCTGGTAGCACTTTGTTCTATTGGACCTATTTTGGCGGTATTGATTCTGGGTATGATTTATCGTCCGGGAGAAAGTGATTATAGTCTCGTAGCAATTCCGGAAATTAACGATTCAGTGGAATTATGGAAGTTATTTGGGGTAGAATTGCCGGCGTATATGAAAGAGATTGCTATTTCGTTATTACCGATTGTAGTATTTTTTGGCCTATTTCAGATATTTTCTTTAAAACTTTCTGGTAAGACTCTTGCAAAAATTATAATTGGGCTGGTTTATACATATATTGGACTAGTATTATTTTTGACGGGAGCCAATGTAGGGTTTATTCCATCTGGAAATTATCTTGGACGGACGCTTGCGTCGTTGGATTATCGTTGGATTATTATTCCAATTGGGGCCTTGATGGGATATTTTATTGTAAAAGCGGAACCGGCGGTCTATGTGTTGAATCATCAGGTAGAGGAGATAACGGATGGTGCCATAGCGGCAAGTGCCATGGGTATCAGTCTTTCTATTGGTGTGGCTTTTTCTATTGGGTTATCCATAGTGCGGATTCTATGTGATATTCCATTGATGTACTTTTTGATACCGGGATATGCCATTGCTATTGGATTATCTTTTTTCGTACCGAAAATATTTACTGCTATTGCTTTTGACTCCGGTGGAGTTGCATCAGGACCTATGACAGCCACCTTTTTACTGCCACTTGCCCAGGGAGTTTGTATTGCAATGGGCGGGGACGTGTCAGATGCCTTTGGTGTGGTAGCAATGGTTGCTATGACACCGCTTATTTCCATTCAGATACTTGGAATGATTTATAAGGTAAAAGAAAGCAGAAGCGAAATGTCACCTGTGGAACTTAACTTTGCGGAACTGGATGAAGATGCGATTATTGAACTGTAG
- a CDS encoding RHS repeat-associated core domain-containing protein, which translates to MSGIQYADGNSVKLSYNPLKQLVEISDWLGITTIEVDELGRAEKVTDQKGREVVYSRNELGQCVAMQYPGGKKVEYGYDQWRRLISLRDESGEFSYAYDENGRLSEKLFPNAMRTNYTYGITGALESLTHWDKEGLLEGIEYQYDSVGNKIEIKRQRRGLQTESGVYRYDYDALNRLVGVQKDGAMLRSYGYDTFGNRSFMEDEQTRTDYFYNEANQLMRSVNEEQVTDYSYDKRGNLVQILENNACKHIYEYDCRNHMYRAADDAGRMSVYNYNGLGKRVGQQMFEGISFTNEGLPGILEVENPVRSIEFVLDQTRRYHNLLQQVEKDNMRQFLWDGSVIGETNKEGVHYYMLDEQGSPLRYLEAEGNIKESYVFDEFGNDLQKKKEQVQPFGYVGFYRDTVADTYFAQAREYMPQTGRFTARDIVKGVQKAPYTLNEYSYCWNRPLNFADRDGAFPSWEEITEAVETGREVVGDWLEDAATAAGEVAITATTSFFNGAEFVWENYISGEIQGKIAESGREIVGTVREGIEKDIFFGLDISDFMAIGSMTPIGEAFLDVFSFTRTDDGVYHSDRDCWQQYFGYNSFYDYVFDAATSMEPQMYPFTVKDGTTYTIWMWKGDYLNLGAGCETGIYYGDGFHKNCATDTNLHMTLSLYDKRTGQMIFEYNPDAPQWWITGFNPAPKYQDRNASELAVYGSIDFSKEPELWEAFFAEYENEEGWCFDEENMVANYQW; encoded by the coding sequence TTGTCCGGAATTCAATATGCTGATGGAAATTCAGTGAAACTAAGCTATAATCCGTTAAAGCAGTTGGTAGAGATTAGTGACTGGCTTGGAATCACCACCATAGAGGTTGATGAGCTGGGAAGGGCTGAGAAGGTCACAGACCAGAAAGGCAGAGAAGTTGTTTACTCCCGTAACGAGTTGGGACAGTGTGTTGCCATGCAGTATCCGGGAGGAAAAAAAGTGGAGTATGGCTATGACCAGTGGAGACGATTAATTTCTCTACGGGATGAAAGTGGCGAATTTAGCTATGCTTATGATGAAAATGGCAGATTAAGTGAGAAATTGTTCCCGAATGCTATGCGGACAAATTATACCTATGGTATAACGGGTGCACTGGAAAGTCTTACCCACTGGGATAAAGAAGGACTTCTGGAAGGCATTGAGTATCAGTATGATTCAGTAGGCAATAAAATAGAAATAAAACGGCAGCGAAGAGGGCTTCAGACAGAAAGTGGTGTGTATCGTTATGACTATGATGCATTGAATCGCTTAGTTGGTGTGCAAAAAGATGGTGCAATGTTACGTAGTTATGGTTATGATACCTTTGGAAATCGTAGCTTTATGGAAGATGAGCAGACTAGAACAGATTATTTCTATAATGAAGCAAATCAGCTGATGCGTTCTGTAAATGAAGAACAGGTTACAGATTATTCTTATGATAAGCGAGGAAATTTAGTTCAGATATTGGAAAATAATGCATGTAAACATATCTATGAGTACGATTGCAGAAATCATATGTACCGGGCAGCAGATGATGCAGGAAGAATGTCTGTTTATAACTACAATGGACTTGGAAAAAGAGTAGGGCAACAGATGTTTGAAGGAATATCATTTACAAATGAAGGACTACCGGGGATTTTAGAAGTGGAAAATCCAGTCAGAAGCATTGAATTTGTCTTAGATCAGACCAGACGCTATCATAATCTGTTGCAGCAGGTAGAAAAAGACAATATGCGTCAGTTTCTATGGGATGGCAGTGTAATAGGAGAAACCAATAAGGAAGGCGTGCATTATTATATGTTGGATGAGCAAGGCAGTCCACTGCGTTATCTGGAAGCAGAAGGAAACATTAAGGAAAGCTATGTTTTTGATGAATTTGGAAATGATTTGCAAAAGAAAAAAGAACAGGTTCAGCCTTTTGGATATGTGGGATTTTATCGGGATACGGTAGCGGACACATACTTTGCGCAAGCACGAGAATATATGCCACAAACAGGAAGATTTACGGCAAGGGATATTGTGAAAGGGGTACAGAAAGCACCTTACACACTGAATGAATATAGCTATTGCTGGAACCGTCCATTAAACTTTGCAGACCGCGATGGTGCTTTCCCAAGCTGGGAAGAGATTACAGAAGCAGTGGAAACCGGAAGAGAGGTAGTTGGTGATTGGTTAGAAGATGCAGCTACGGCAGCAGGTGAGGTGGCTATTACAGCTACAACCAGTTTCTTTAATGGTGCTGAGTTTGTGTGGGAGAATTATATTTCCGGTGAAATACAAGGGAAAATTGCAGAGAGCGGCAGAGAGATTGTCGGAACAGTGCGTGAAGGAATAGAGAAAGATATATTTTTTGGACTGGATATAAGTGATTTTATGGCAATTGGTTCAATGACTCCTATTGGAGAAGCATTTTTGGATGTTTTTTCCTTTACCAGAACGGATGATGGAGTATATCATTCTGACAGGGATTGTTGGCAGCAGTATTTTGGATATAATAGTTTTTATGATTATGTCTTTGATGCAGCTACGTCAATGGAACCGCAAATGTATCCGTTTACTGTTAAAGATGGAACAACCTATACTATTTGGATGTGGAAGGGAGATTATTTGAATCTGGGAGCAGGATGCGAGACAGGAATCTATTATGGAGATGGATTCCACAAAAACTGTGCTACAGATACTAATCTGCACATGACACTGTCTCTTTATGATAAAAGAACCGGACAGATGATATTTGAATATAATCCGGATGCCCCACAATGGTGGATTACCGGATTCAATCCAGCCCCCAAATATCAGGATAGAAATGCAAGTGAACTGGCTGTATATGGAAGCATTGATTTTTCAAAGGAACCGGAATTATGGGAAGCATTTTTTGCAGAATATGAAAATGAAGAAGGATGGTGTTTTGATGAAGAAAATATGGTTGCAAATTATCAGTGGTAA
- a CDS encoding DUF5104 domain-containing protein translates to MKKKIWLQIISGKKLHREKKGITLLLIGSVLIFNLLGCNSKSAEEYRAKVIREDEDMGEKMMQSIVDALEKQDKEALKELFSPYALEHAENLDEKSEKLLEFYQGSDSKREGELYSAEGGKNYGIWILDSGYTLENDGQEYQVRVITIPKYDEEPDKVGLYLIEVMTEEAKPEGFKWRNEDDEPGIYVLEPQEKHYVIDKQEKQLLSCYGIWK, encoded by the coding sequence TTGAAGAAGAAAATATGGTTGCAAATTATCAGTGGTAAGAAATTGCATAGAGAAAAAAAGGGGATAACATTGCTACTGATAGGCAGTGTGTTGATTTTCAATCTTTTAGGTTGTAATTCTAAAAGTGCTGAAGAATATAGAGCAAAGGTCATAAGAGAAGACGAAGATATGGGAGAGAAAATGATGCAATCTATTGTGGATGCATTAGAAAAGCAGGATAAGGAAGCTTTGAAAGAGTTATTTTCGCCATATGCTTTGGAACATGCGGAGAATTTGGATGAAAAAAGTGAGAAACTATTGGAATTTTATCAAGGGAGTGATAGTAAAAGAGAAGGAGAACTTTATAGTGCAGAAGGTGGGAAAAATTATGGGATTTGGATATTAGATAGTGGTTATACATTAGAAAATGATGGGCAAGAGTATCAGGTAAGAGTTATAACTATTCCGAAGTATGATGAAGAACCGGATAAAGTAGGATTATATCTGATAGAAGTCATGACAGAAGAAGCAAAACCAGAAGGATTTAAGTGGAGAAATGAGGATGATGAACCGGGAATTTATGTACTAGAGCCCCAGGAAAAGCATTATGTGATTGACAAGCAAGAGAAACAATTGTTATCATGTTATGGAATTTGGAAATGA
- a CDS encoding DUF5104 domain-containing protein translates to MKKIWLQIISGKKMVVVLLACMILINISGCAPSNRLERMGKEEETYQEQSDETMQSIMNALKAKDAEKLKDLFSPYALEHMENIDEKIAELMDFYPGNESGYEGNCSMGGARNYGDITVILRGTYDVTGEEKNYEVRFIVIPQNDEEPEKEGLYLIEVMTEEAEPEGFKWRNEDDEPGIYVLEPQEKHW, encoded by the coding sequence ATGAAGAAAATATGGTTGCAAATTATCAGTGGTAAGAAAATGGTAGTAGTATTGTTAGCGTGTATGATATTGATAAACATATCAGGTTGCGCACCTAGTAACCGATTGGAGCGTATGGGAAAGGAGGAGGAAACATATCAAGAACAGTCGGATGAGACCATGCAGTCTATTATGAATGCGCTTAAAGCAAAAGATGCAGAAAAACTGAAAGATTTATTTTCTCCATATGCATTAGAACATATGGAAAACATAGATGAAAAGATAGCTGAATTGATGGATTTTTATCCGGGAAATGAAAGCGGATATGAAGGAAATTGTAGTATGGGAGGCGCGAGAAATTACGGGGATATAACAGTAATATTGCGAGGAACTTATGATGTGACGGGTGAGGAAAAGAACTATGAAGTGAGATTCATAGTAATACCACAAAATGATGAAGAGCCAGAAAAAGAGGGGCTATATCTGATAGAAGTTATGACAGAAGAAGCAGAACCAGAAGGATTTAAGTGGAGAAATGAGGATGATGAACCGGGAATATATGTGCTAGAACCACAGGAGAAGCACTGGTAA
- the serS gene encoding serine--tRNA ligase produces the protein MIDLKFLRENPEVVKQNIRNKFQDTKLPLVDEVIELDAQARKTQQEADALRAERKKLSKQIGALMGQGKKEEAEAVKAQVNASADRLAELEKQEAELQEKVTKIMMTIPNIIDPSVPIGKDDSENVEVQKFGEPVVPDFEIPYHAEIMESFNGLDLDSARKVAGNGFYYLMGDIARIHSAVISYARDFMINRGFTYCVPPFMIRSNVVSGVMSFKEMDEMMYKIEGEDLYLIGTSEHSMIGKFIDTILNEEQLPQTLTSYSPCFRKEKGAHGIEERGVYRIHQFEKQEMIVVCKPEDSKEWFDKLWQNTVDLFRSLDIPVRTLECCSGDLADLKVKSIDVEAWSPRQKKYFEVGSCSNLGDAQARRLKIRVNGKDGKYFAHTLNNTVVAPPRMLIAFLENNLQADGSVRIPEALRPYMGGTEKIVPSAK, from the coding sequence ATGATAGACTTAAAATTTTTAAGAGAAAATCCGGAAGTAGTAAAACAGAACATTCGCAACAAGTTTCAGGATACAAAGCTTCCATTGGTAGATGAAGTAATTGAGTTGGATGCTCAGGCAAGAAAGACACAGCAGGAGGCAGATGCGCTTCGTGCAGAGCGTAAGAAACTGTCCAAGCAGATTGGTGCTTTGATGGGACAGGGCAAGAAAGAGGAAGCAGAAGCAGTAAAGGCTCAGGTAAATGCAAGTGCAGACCGTCTGGCTGAATTGGAAAAGCAGGAAGCAGAGTTACAGGAAAAAGTTACTAAGATTATGATGACCATTCCAAACATTATTGACCCATCAGTTCCAATTGGAAAAGATGATAGTGAGAATGTAGAAGTTCAGAAATTTGGTGAACCGGTAGTTCCTGATTTTGAAATTCCATATCATGCAGAAATTATGGAAAGCTTCAACGGATTAGACTTGGATAGTGCAAGAAAGGTAGCCGGAAACGGATTCTATTATCTCATGGGAGATATTGCAAGAATTCATTCAGCAGTGATTTCTTATGCAAGAGACTTTATGATTAACCGTGGATTTACTTACTGTGTACCTCCTTTCATGATTCGAAGCAACGTGGTAAGCGGTGTTATGAGCTTCAAGGAAATGGATGAAATGATGTACAAGATTGAAGGAGAAGATTTGTACTTAATCGGAACCAGTGAACATTCTATGATTGGTAAGTTCATTGATACCATCTTAAATGAAGAGCAGTTGCCACAGACATTGACAAGTTATTCTCCGTGTTTCCGTAAGGAAAAGGGAGCTCACGGTATCGAGGAACGTGGTGTTTATCGCATCCATCAGTTCGAAAAGCAGGAAATGATTGTAGTTTGTAAACCGGAAGATTCGAAAGAATGGTTTGACAAGTTGTGGCAGAATACAGTAGATTTATTCCGCTCTTTGGATATTCCTGTGCGTACATTGGAATGTTGTTCCGGTGACCTTGCAGACCTTAAGGTAAAATCTATTGACGTAGAAGCATGGTCTCCAAGACAGAAGAAATACTTTGAAGTAGGAAGTTGTTCAAACTTAGGAGATGCTCAGGCACGTCGTTTGAAGATTCGTGTAAATGGAAAAGATGGCAAATATTTTGCACATACTCTGAACAATACAGTTGTGGCACCGCCACGAATGCTGATTGCTTTCTTAGAAAACAATTTGCAGGCAGATGGAAGTGTAAGAATTCCGGAAGCATTACGACCATACATGGGTGGAACAGAAAAGATTGTACCATCCGCAAAATAA
- a CDS encoding DUF6709 family protein: MFQELKKKYLVKHLVVSIFMFVIGMVFLAIKIGDIKVLLAPKKNLDELKVDEITTPMRVDADIEVLYDYYTYSTKNSKVDEKEYFIPIGEEEYMGVAMNGSDISTADDNMNATWDYMEGDIGALDQIETIHVTGTILPLTGEEAMYYNQYVDELEWTEEEKELFLPYVLKVGYIGESNKGEFVIMLVIAAVCFVIGIIWLIWGIKGNYMKNIRKYCEASGNPEVMKERLERFYEMTPEVCGIRISPEFYLSAKGNRAIFGETKSIIWAYQHVVRHSVNLIPVCKTYSIILANADGSRTEVMMKNKKKSEAALEHIANVLPYLFVGYDDQLNNAFNQNRQAMIETVAERRNGIYQEQTLDNPTYN, translated from the coding sequence ATGTTTCAAGAACTAAAGAAAAAATATTTGGTTAAGCACTTAGTGGTTTCAATTTTTATGTTTGTTATAGGTATGGTGTTTCTTGCAATAAAAATTGGTGACATTAAGGTCTTGTTAGCACCTAAGAAAAATTTGGATGAATTAAAGGTGGATGAGATTACAACTCCTATGCGGGTGGATGCAGATATTGAAGTCCTTTATGATTATTATACTTACTCTACGAAAAATAGTAAGGTTGATGAAAAGGAATATTTTATCCCGATAGGGGAAGAAGAGTATATGGGCGTTGCTATGAACGGGTCTGATATTTCAACAGCGGACGATAATATGAATGCTACATGGGATTATATGGAAGGCGATATAGGAGCATTAGACCAGATTGAGACCATTCACGTAACCGGTACAATTCTACCCTTAACAGGAGAAGAAGCAATGTATTATAACCAATATGTTGATGAATTGGAATGGACAGAAGAAGAAAAGGAATTATTTTTGCCATATGTCTTGAAGGTTGGGTATATTGGTGAGTCTAATAAGGGTGAATTTGTGATTATGCTGGTAATTGCTGCAGTATGCTTTGTTATTGGTATTATTTGGCTGATATGGGGAATTAAAGGGAATTATATGAAAAATATCAGAAAGTACTGCGAAGCATCTGGTAATCCGGAAGTAATGAAAGAAAGATTAGAGCGTTTTTATGAAATGACACCTGAGGTTTGTGGAATTCGCATTTCACCGGAATTTTATCTTTCTGCAAAAGGGAATAGGGCAATTTTTGGTGAAACAAAAAGTATTATCTGGGCATATCAGCATGTGGTAAGACATTCTGTTAATTTGATTCCGGTATGTAAGACATATTCTATCATACTGGCAAATGCTGATGGTAGCAGAACTGAAGTGATGATGAAGAATAAGAAAAAGTCGGAAGCTGCTTTGGAACATATTGCTAATGTATTGCCTTATCTGTTTGTAGGGTATGATGATCAGTTAAATAATGCATTTAATCAGAATCGACAGGCAATGATAGAGACGGTTGCAGAAAGAAGAAATGGGATTTATCAGGAACAGACATTAGATAATCCGACATATAATTAA